A window of Natrinema salifodinae contains these coding sequences:
- a CDS encoding DUF7130 family rubredoxin-like protein produces the protein MAEEQSRLAFGMTVYTEDGTEIGRIRGIDENGLYITLRDGIEGLSVEHVRSGQKFGEAELMWRCWECGELGRLDRDVPDECPSCGADREDLYYWTED, from the coding sequence ATGGCCGAGGAACAGTCACGGCTCGCGTTCGGGATGACGGTCTACACCGAGGATGGCACCGAAATCGGACGGATTCGCGGGATCGACGAAAACGGACTGTACATCACGCTCCGCGACGGCATCGAAGGCCTGAGCGTCGAACACGTCCGGTCGGGTCAGAAGTTCGGTGAAGCCGAACTCATGTGGCGCTGCTGGGAGTGTGGCGAGTTGGGCCGGCTCGATCGCGACGTCCCCGACGAGTGTCCATCCTGCGGTGCCGACCGCGAGGACCTGTACTACTGGACCGAGGACTGA
- a CDS encoding iron-sulfur cluster biogenesis protein NfuA — MSTETQNDGDDLEERVTNFLRRNFPQIQMHGGSAAIQDIDRESGEVSIALGGACSGCGISPMTIQAIKSRMVKEIPEIEQVNASTGMDGGDDMGGGTSPSFPGETVDDDGEADEGPEAPF, encoded by the coding sequence ATGAGCACCGAGACCCAGAACGACGGGGACGACCTCGAGGAGCGCGTCACGAACTTCCTGCGCCGGAACTTCCCGCAGATCCAGATGCACGGCGGGAGCGCAGCGATTCAGGACATCGACCGCGAGAGCGGTGAGGTCTCGATCGCGCTCGGCGGCGCCTGCAGTGGCTGCGGGATCTCGCCGATGACGATCCAGGCGATCAAGAGCCGGATGGTCAAGGAAATCCCCGAAATCGAGCAGGTCAACGCTTCCACCGGGATGGACGGTGGCGACGACATGGGCGGCGGCACGAGCCCCTCCTTCCCCGGCGAGACCGTCGACGACGACGGCGAAGCCGACGAAGGTCCGGAAGCACCGTTCTAA
- a CDS encoding DUF7552 domain-containing protein gives MNYYAVCARSWERPGRSRPAIRDRTAAADVARTTERYRAALGRDDPRLPYSDPIVCQLRSATDDSNCDAATGRWTRSKRAWLRTTADESLHQRDFEALRANANDSRTDRNRPKALIGDRQVQLTESTTATDPAARGISHW, from the coding sequence GTGAACTACTACGCCGTCTGCGCTCGCTCCTGGGAACGACCGGGCCGGAGCCGGCCAGCGATTCGCGACCGGACGGCCGCGGCCGACGTCGCTCGCACTACCGAACGATACCGCGCCGCGCTCGGACGTGACGATCCGCGGCTCCCGTACTCCGATCCGATCGTCTGCCAGTTGCGCTCGGCAACTGACGACAGCAACTGCGATGCGGCGACTGGTCGATGGACTCGATCGAAACGAGCCTGGCTGCGGACGACAGCCGACGAGTCGCTCCACCAGCGTGACTTCGAAGCGTTACGGGCGAACGCGAACGACTCGAGAACCGACCGGAATCGGCCGAAGGCGCTCATCGGGGACCGGCAAGTGCAACTTACCGAGTCGACGACCGCTACGGACCCGGCGGCGCGCGGTATCAGTCATTGGTAG
- a CDS encoding ketopantoate reductase family protein translates to MNAVVFGAGSLGSLVGGLLAREHDVTLVARADQARAVSESGLQIVGAGEGVADEFPVHSSPSVTTDGTELNADLAVVTVKSFDTAAAAAALSTGSFDAVLSLQNGMGNEATLAARVDAPVLAGTATYGALLREPGVVECTGLGEVVLGARDGGPSTIAERVGQAFAAAGIETTVAEDMPRRLWEKIAVNAGINAVTALTETENGAVLEAPANELARTATRETARVARECGVSLSDRAALAAMEAVAAATAANTSSMAQDLLADRRTEIDAIHGYVVDRAAETGLDVPTVRTLTALIRTWERGRDLR, encoded by the coding sequence ATGAACGCTGTCGTTTTCGGCGCCGGTAGCCTGGGCAGCCTCGTCGGCGGCCTATTGGCGCGCGAGCACGACGTTACCCTCGTCGCCCGCGCGGACCAGGCCCGCGCCGTCAGCGAATCGGGGTTGCAAATCGTGGGTGCGGGCGAGGGCGTCGCCGACGAGTTCCCCGTCCACTCGTCCCCATCCGTGACGACCGACGGGACCGAACTGAACGCCGACCTGGCCGTCGTGACGGTCAAGTCGTTCGACACCGCTGCGGCCGCCGCCGCGCTCTCGACGGGGTCGTTCGACGCCGTACTCTCCTTGCAAAACGGCATGGGCAACGAGGCGACGCTCGCGGCCCGCGTCGACGCGCCGGTGCTCGCGGGGACGGCGACCTACGGTGCGCTGCTCCGGGAACCAGGCGTCGTCGAATGTACGGGTCTCGGCGAGGTCGTTCTGGGCGCTCGCGACGGCGGTCCGTCGACGATCGCCGAGCGAGTCGGCCAGGCGTTTGCGGCCGCCGGGATCGAGACGACGGTCGCCGAGGATATGCCCCGCCGGTTGTGGGAGAAGATCGCGGTCAACGCCGGGATCAACGCCGTGACGGCCCTGACCGAGACCGAGAACGGGGCGGTCCTCGAGGCGCCGGCGAACGAACTGGCGCGGACGGCGACTCGGGAGACGGCACGCGTCGCTCGGGAGTGCGGCGTCTCCCTCTCGGACCGCGCGGCACTCGCCGCGATGGAAGCCGTCGCCGCGGCGACGGCCGCGAACACGTCCTCGATGGCGCAGGACCTGCTGGCCGACCGGCGGACCGAAATCGATGCGATCCACGGCTATGTCGTGGATCGCGCGGCCGAGACGGGCCTCGATGTGCCGACGGTTCGAACGCTCACGGCGCTGATCAGGACGTGGGAACGCGGACGCGACCTGCGCTGA
- a CDS encoding DUF5783 family protein, producing MADFDPEKFEDKYANYFPELQQAYKNAFNRMNDRYDSELVHAIDQQVLNESEPFYEGDGEFRVELPDDPYERLSGVLVEEERFEQVLESHVEEIETELQRVFGFA from the coding sequence ATGGCCGACTTCGATCCCGAGAAGTTCGAAGACAAGTACGCCAACTACTTCCCCGAACTGCAGCAGGCGTACAAGAACGCGTTCAACCGGATGAACGACCGCTACGACTCCGAACTCGTCCACGCGATCGACCAGCAGGTGTTGAACGAGAGCGAACCCTTCTACGAGGGCGACGGCGAGTTCCGCGTCGAACTCCCGGACGATCCGTACGAGCGCCTCTCAGGCGTGCTCGTCGAAGAGGAACGGTTCGAGCAGGTCTTAGAGTCCCACGTCGAGGAAATCGAAACCGAGCTACAGCGCGTCTTCGGCTTCGCCTAA